A window of the Brassica napus cultivar Da-Ae chromosome C5, Da-Ae, whole genome shotgun sequence genome harbors these coding sequences:
- the LOC106353608 gene encoding pentatricopeptide repeat-containing protein At2g22410, mitochondrial yields MILSPVLTTSPTTIKRPMNISNVSKSKLLLPLIPKLNRALYSHCHRRTRSLPHHKDKPINHNPTHGLVPHNRFLSLLQKCESLPHLKQIQAQMTITASILNPFESSQLINFCTLSKSRNLDYCVKLLRGVDNPNAFSWNVTIKGFSESPNPKDAILIYKEMLRDGGESRPDHFTYPVLIKVCADLELSRLGLMILGHVFKLGLELVSHVHNASIHMFACFGEMENARKAFDESPVRDLVSWNSLINGYKKMGQAEKAIEVYKMMESEGIDADYVTMIALVSSCAMLGSLKLGREFYGYIIDNGVRMTVPLANTLIDMFSKCGDVHEARMIFDRMEKRTIVSWTTMISGYARSGLLDVARKLFDEVDEKDVVLWNAMIGGSVHAKRAQDALALFQEMQTSSTKPDEITMIHCLSACSQLGALDVGVWIHRYIEKHNLSLNVALGTSLIDMYAKCGNISEARSVFHGMKTRNSPTYTSIIGGLALHGDASAAISYFNEMIYAGIAPDEITFIGLLSACCHAGMIQAGRDYFSQMKSRFNLNPQLKHYSVMVDLLGKAGLLEEAEKLMETMPMEADAAVWGALFFGCKMHRNVVMGEKAAKKLLELDPGDSGIYVLLDKMYGEANMWEDARKARRMMNERGVEKKTPGYSSIKVNGVYFEFIVRDKSRPESEKIYDCLNCLGRHMGSSVSVRSEVPEMRLL; encoded by the coding sequence atgatactCTCTCCTGTCCTGACGACTTCGCCGACGACAATCAAACGGCCAATGAACATTTCGAACGTGAGCAAATCCAAGCTTCTTCTCCCTCTGATACCCAAACTAAACCGCGCCTTGTATTCTCACTGTCATCGTCGAACTCGTTCCCTTCCTCATCACAAAGACAAACCCATCAACCATAACCCCACACACGGTCTCGTTCCCCACAACCGTTTTCTCTCATTACTCCAAAAATGCGAATCCTTGCCCCACTTGAAGCAGATTCAAGCTCAGATGACAATCACCGCCTCGATTCTCAACCCGTTCGAGTCAAGCCAACTAATCAACTTCTGCACCTTATCCAAATCTCGCAACCTCGATTACTGCGTGAAGCTTCTGAGAGGAGTCGACAACCCTAACGCATTCTCATGGAACGTAACGATCAAAGGATTCTCCGAGAGCCCGAACCCTAAAGACGCGATTTTGATCTACAAGGAGATGCTTAGAGACGGTGGCGAGTCACGACCCGATCATTTCACGTACCCTGTTTTGATCAAGGTTTGCGCTGACCTCGAGTTGAGTAGATTAGGTCTTATGATTCTTGGGCATGTTTTCAAGTTGGGATTGGAGTTGGTCTCTCATGTGCATAACGCTTCAATTCATATGTTTGCTTGTTTCGGTGAGATGGAGAATGCGCGGAAGGCGTTCGATGAAAGTCCCGTGAGAGATTTGGTTTCTTGGAACTCGTTGATTAATGGGTATAAGAAGATGGGTCAGGCTGAGAAGGCGATAGAGGTTTATAAGATGATGGAGTCTGAAGGAATTGACGCTGATTATGTGACGATGATCGCGTTAGTTTCATCGTGTGCTATGCTGGGAAGTTTGAAGCTTGGGAGAGAGTTTTATGGATACATAATAGATAATGGAGTTAGAATGACTGTTCCTCTTGCTAATACTCTTATTGATATGTTCTCAAAATGCGGAGATGTTCACGAGGCAAGGATGATATTTGATAGAATGGAGAAGAGAACGATTGTGTCCTGGACTACGATGATTTCAGGGTATGCTAGAAGTGGTTTGCTTGATGTTGCTAGGAAGCTTTTCGATGAGGTGGACGAGAAAGATGTTGTGTTGTGGAATGCTATGATCGGTGGATCAGTCCATGCCAAGCGTGCTCAAGATGCTTTGGCCTTGTTCCAAGAGATGCAGACTAGCAGCACAAAGCCTGATGAAATCACCATGATTCATTGCCTCTCTGCGTGTTCTCAGCTTGGTGCTCTTGATGTAGGGGTTTGGATCCATCGATACATCGAGAAACATAATCTCAGTCTCAATGTTGCGCTAGGGACTTCGTTGATCGACATGTATGCCAAATGTGGTAACATCTCAGAAGCTCGCAGTGTTTTCCATGGGATGAAAACAAGAAACTCACCTACGTACACATCTATTATCGGTGGCTTGGCTCTTCACGGAGATGCATCCGCTGCTATATCATACTTTAATGAAATGATTTATGCAGGGATAGCCCCAGATGAGATAACTTTCATAGGTTTATTATCAGCTTGTTGCCACGCAGGAATGATCCAAGCCGGCCGGGATTATTTCTCTCAGATGAAGTCCAGGTTCAACTTAAATCCTCAATTGAAACACTACTCTGTTATGGTAGACCTTCTAGGAAAAGCTGGGCTACTAGAAGAAGCAGAGAAGCTCATGGAAACTATGCCAATGGAGGCAGATGCTGCGGTTTGGGGAGCTTTATTTTTTGGTTGCAAGATGCATCGTAATGTTGTAATGGGAGAGAAAGCGGCTAAGAAGCTTTTAGAACTTGATCCTGGTGATAGTGGAATCTATGTGTTGTTGGATAAAATGTATGGGGAGGCTAATATGTGGGAAGATGCAAGGAAAGCgaggaggatgatgaatgaGAGAGGCGTAGAGAAGAAGACTCCAGGTTACAGTTCTATTAAGGTTAATGGAGTTTACTTTGAGTTCATCGTTAGGGATAAATCGAGACCAGAGTCTGAGAAGATATATGATTGTTTAAATTGTCTTGGAAGACATATGGGGAGCTCGGTGAGTGTACGCTCGGAAGTTCCGGAAATGAGATTGCTTTGA